From the Microbacterium sp. W4I4 genome, one window contains:
- a CDS encoding helicase — MAGTALAAGVLTVAATLSLGLAAVGGAAVTAQRTAGAADAAALAAADAASGAVITDEDPCGLAVRVAAASGATVAACTVRGLTATVEVRTAYAGLVAVSRARAGQPEG; from the coding sequence ATGGCAGGAACCGCGCTCGCCGCCGGCGTCCTGACGGTGGCCGCGACCCTCTCGCTGGGACTGGCGGCCGTCGGCGGTGCGGCCGTCACGGCGCAGCGGACCGCCGGCGCGGCGGATGCGGCAGCTCTCGCGGCGGCCGACGCGGCATCCGGCGCCGTGATCACCGACGAGGATCCCTGCGGTCTGGCGGTCCGAGTCGCTGCGGCTTCCGGCGCGACCGTGGCTGCATGCACGGTGCGCGGCCTCACGGCGACGGTGGAGGTCCGTACCGCGTACGCTGGTCTCGTCGCCGTCTCCCGCGCCCGAGCTGGGCAACCCGAGGGCTGA